The genomic segment CACCCAGTCGGGCACGCACAGCGACAGCCCCTCGTTCAAGGGCACCGACACGCTCTATGTGGACTGGACGATCGCCAACATCGGCAGCGCTCCGGTTCCGCTCACGGACGTGGTCGGTGTCGGCTTGTATGTCGACGGCCGCCTCGCGCGCGCGCGGTTCTTAGCTGCGTACAACTTCACCCCAGGCGCAATCAAGTCAGTCGAAGACCAGACAATCGGGCCGCTGGGCGGGGGTAGCCATACCATCATGATCCGGGCCGACATGGACGGCGACGTCACCGAGACTGACGAAGGCGACAACGAATATGCCAAGACGATCACCCTGTCGGGGCCGACCTTCTCTCCGACCCTGATTCCCACGCCGACGCCGACACCCTCGCCCACTCCGACGCCGCCGCCCAGCGGTCGGCCGAACCTGATACCGTTCCGACCCACCGGCTGGTCCGATGCGATCGTCGTGAGCAGCGCCACCGGAACGTCCACCGACAGCCAGCGGCTCTATGCGGGCCAGCCGCTGCACGTCGATTGGGCAGTGCTCAACAACGGCGACGCGACCGCCACCGGGAGCTTCTTCGTCGAACTCGATCTCGACGGCACGGAGGTGGCCAGCTGGTATTCCAACTCGCCGTTGGAGCCCGGTTTCTACACCTACGTGGCTGACTACGAGTTGGCCGCGCTCGCGCCGGGAACGCATTCCTTGACGATCAAAGCCGATAGCACCGCCAGCCTGGCCGAGAGCAACGAGGGCGACAACACCTTCACCAAGACCATAACCGCCATCGCCGCCGGCCCCAACCTGATTCCATACCAGCCTTCCGGTTGGTTCGACCGCATGGTCGTGAGTGTGCAAACGGGCTCGCACAGCGACAGCCCCTCGTTCAAGGACACCGACACGCTCTATTTGGACTGGGCGATTCTCAACGACGGCACGGCGGCCGCCGAGGCGCGCTTCGGCACCGCGCTCTACGTCGATGAGCAATTGGTTGACTCGTGGTTCACCGCGCCGCCCTTATCGAGCGGCTACTACTCGTACGTCGAGGACTACGCGATCGGCACCTTGCCGCAGGGCACGCACACGCTGCGGCTCAAGACTGACAGCGGCAACGCCGTCGCCGAGGGCAACGAAGAGGATAACGAGTACGCCAAGACGATTCGTGTCGGCGACGCGGCGCCCTGTCCCGGCGACTGTGATTCCGGCGGCACGGTCACCGTCGACGAACTCGTGCGCGGTGTCACCATCGCTCTGGGAAGCGCGGCGCTCGGTGAATGCCCGGCTTTTGATATGGGCCTCGATGGCAGCGTGACGGTCGACGAACTCGTGCTCGGGGTCAACGCGGCGTTGAACGGCTGCACCACGTTGGCGCAGCAGTGATCTATCACCCCGAGCAGCTGCATCACTCGGGCCAGTACGACGACTACCTGGGACTGCTGGTGAACCATTTCAACCCGCACACCGCCGGCGGCCTCATGTGTCGCGTTCCGGTGAGCGTGGGATGGGACGGCACGCTCTACGACTGCGACACCCTTGAAGTTGTCGTTCGCGCCGTTGGAATGGGCCAGCAGCAGAGCCGCGAGAGCGAGTATCCAGATCACTGCATGGCCCCCGAGCAGCTCGACCCCGCACCCGCCGTGCATCCGAAGCAGTGCGCGCCGGTCGCGACTTTCGCATCGGTCAGAGCGTCGAGGTTGGCGAGGTCGCAGACGGTCCGAATTCGCGGGGCTCCGATCGGGACATCGAGCATCTGATTGAAGTCGCAGTCGTAGACGCGACCGTCCCATCCGATGCTCACCAGCGAACGACACATGAGCCCGGCAACGGTTGCGGGGTTGAAGTGATTGACCAGCAGGCTCATGTACGCTTCGAGCTGACCGGCTTTCTCTAGCCAGGCACCGAAGCGCTTGATGGGCATGTTCGTGATGGTCAGCAAACGATCGAATCGGACTCCGAAGTGCCGCTGAAGTTCGTCCCTATAGCGAACCTCCAGACCGGACTGAGCTGGCGGAAGAAATCCGCCAATCGGATTGTAAACAAGATCCAGCTGCAAGCCGGATTCACCGTACCCGAGAGCGTTCAATTGGCGTAGCGCCCGAATGCTCTTCTGAAAGGCGCCATCGCCGCGCTGCTTGTCGACGTTCTCCTTCCCGTAGCACGGCAAGCTCGCGATCACGTGAACTTCGCTGGCTGCAAGGAAGTCTGCCAGATCTTCCTGATCACGCTCGTAGAGCACCGTCAGGTTGCAGCGGTCGATCACGTGCCGGCCGAGGCGCCGGGCTTCACTGACCATCCACCGGAAGCTCGGATTGAGTTCCGGCGCACCTCCCGTGAGGTCGAGCGTTTCGACCGCGGGGCTCAACGCGAGCAACTCGGCTACACGCTCCGCAACCTCACGCGGCATGATCTCCGTTCGTTTCGGACCCGCATCGACGTGGCAGTGGTGGCAGGCCATGTTGCAGAGCTTGCCGACGTTCACTTGCAGCGCGGTCACGTGGCCTCGCCGTAGCCCCCGAGGTGCGACGGTCCCTACCATCTCCTCGAACGATGGAGTCGTCTGCTGATCCAATCTCAACACCGGCGCTGCTCCCGCCCGGTGCATCAGCAGCAGCTCCCGTTTCCGTTGCAAGCGTTGCCGGACTGCGTGGTCAAATCGTGTGCGAGCCCTTTGGTCTCACGGGGATCTCGGACGGCGTCTCGCGAGCAGTCGAACGGCTTCGCGTCTTCTGCTACCGGAGTTCGCGGCTGCACCGGAATGACACCTCTGTCACTGGAGCGGGCGCGGGGCCGTTCAGTCGGTCTCGATGAGCAGGGTAGAATTGGGCCAGCGCTTGGGCCACCGCGCTGACCAGACGGACATCCCGCTCCGTGAGTGGCCGGAGAACCGTATCGGGCTCGATGAACATCACTCGCGGGTAGGCAGTGGGGCCGGCGACTTCCCAGCCGTGCTTCTTGATCTCGCGCCGCATTGATGCGGGAATGCCGGCGCGCCGCTCGAAATTCAGGCTGAGGATGGGCGTTGCCAGATCCTCCGGCGCAGCGCCGGTCGCCAGACATAAGGTGCGGGCGCGGTGCATAGCCAGATGTCCCTCGACCGAGTAGTGGATCAGCGCGGCTACTGAGGATCGTGTGCGCACCGGCATCGACCCACAGCACGAGGTCGGGCCTGTAGGGCTCACCCTCGGTGATATAGAGCTGGGTGGACGACCTCCCGCCAACCCATTCCGTCCCGTCCATCCGTCATCCCCTCCCGCGCGGGTCGCGTGAACCCGCCGTTGCCGCGGATTGCGACTCCTCTACACGCTTTCAGCCCGCCCCACAACGGCTTGTCGGACGCGCGCGACGCTGCCGAATGTTCGGCTGTCTGACACGGCGGCTTTGATTGCCGGCCGAGTTCGTGGATAAGTGAGAGCCGCATGTCGTTGGGGATGCCCGAATCCGACTGGAAAGCGTTTCGCGAGCTGCGCCAGGTTGCAGTTGCCCTTGAGCGCTTCTGTGAGCGCGTTATCAACGATATTAGGAGCCTGTCATCAAGTCCGTCCAAGACGTTCCACGAGCGGTATCTCGAAGTCTACCGCCTCCTGGACCGCCGCGATCATGATCGCGCGCGCGCCTTTGATGACCCCCGTCGATCACAAGCCACCACCCAACTCGCGGAGATGTGTACCCAAGGATTGCTGGAACCAGAAGAACTGGCGCGTTTCAGCTCGGAACTCGCGATCGTGCTGTCACTCTCGCCGAAATCATGAAGCCCGCACGACGAGGTCGTAAGAAGCAATCATGACCCCTGGCCGGTTCGAGGGGCGGCCCGAAGGATACTTCGTCGTGAAAGGGCTTCTTGCGATTCCCTACCTGAACGTCGGGCTGGGCTCCGAACTGACGATCCACATGGCGAAGTAGTTCGAGGCGCCGCCGTAGGCGTGGCCGAGGGCGACGCGGGCGCCGTCCACTTGATAGTCACCGGCAGTGCCACGCACCTGGTTGGCCGCCTCCAGGCAGCGGATCATGCCCGACGCGCCGATGGGGTTGGAAGAGAGCACGCCGCCCGACATGTTCACCGGAAAGTCGCCGCCGATCTCGGTGGCGCCCGAGTCGACCATCTTCCAACCCTCGCCCTCCTCGCAGATCAGGTGGCCTTCGAGCCACATGGGCTCGAACCAGCTGAAGGGCACGTACAACTCGGCGCAGTCGATCTGCCGGCGCGGGTTGGTGATGCCGGCCTTCCGATACAACGCCTTGGCGC from the Deltaproteobacteria bacterium genome contains:
- the arsS gene encoding arsenosugar biosynthesis radical SAM protein ArsS (Some members of this family are selenoproteins.), translated to MVGTVAPRGLRRGHVTALQVNVGKLCNMACHHCHVDAGPKRTEIMPREVAERVAELLALSPAVETLDLTGGAPELNPSFRWMVSEARRLGRHVIDRCNLTVLYERDQEDLADFLAASEVHVIASLPCYGKENVDKQRGDGAFQKSIRALRQLNALGYGESGLQLDLVYNPIGGFLPPAQSGLEVRYRDELQRHFGVRFDRLLTITNMPIKRFGAWLEKAGQLEAYMSLLVNHFNPATVAGLMCRSLVSIGWDGRVYDCDFNQMLDVPIGAPRIRTVCDLANLDALTDAKVATGAHCFGCTAGAGSSCSGAMQ